In Gossypium arboreum isolate Shixiya-1 chromosome 5, ASM2569848v2, whole genome shotgun sequence, a single genomic region encodes these proteins:
- the LOC108484609 gene encoding DUF21 domain-containing protein At1g47330-like: protein MASDVPCCGVEFSLYLLIIAGLVCFAGLMAGLTLGLMSLGLVDLEVFIKSGRPQDRTHAAKIFPVVKNQHLLLCTLLIGNSLAMEALPIFLDKLVPPWAAILISVTLILMFGEILPQAICTRYGLKVGAIMAPLVRVLLFLFFPISYPISKILDWMLGKGHAALLRRAELKTFVDFHGNEAGKGGDLTHDETTIIAGALEMTEKTAKVAMTPISNAFSLDLDTILDSETLNKVMAVGHSRVPVYYRNPTNIIGLVLVKNLLTIDSEGPVPLRKMIIRKIPRVPEDMPLYDILNEFQKGHSHIAVVYKDLNESEESVKKGKDGERLEFKDSCKKRRGEPETSRKDDREVGLSALKLGLKSDSQDVQTLVTNSDGGQQTKKSPPTTPAFKKRHRGCSYCILDIENAPISEFRSNEEVVGVITMEDVIEELLQEEILDETDEYVNIHNRIKSICTHLRKMLII, encoded by the exons ATGGCTTCAGACGTTCCTTGTTGCGGAGTTGAATTCTCGTTGTACCTGCTCATAATTGCGGGGTTGGTGTGTTTTGCTGGGTTGATGGCTGGGCTAACACTTGGACTTATGTCTCTGGGTCTCGTGGACCTTGAAGTATTCATCAAGTCTGGCCGTCCTCAAGATCGTACCCATGCTG CAAAGATATTTCCTGTGGTGAAAAATCAGCATCTTCTGCTATGTACTCTATTGATTGGAAACTCCTTGGCAATGGAG GCTCTTCCCATTTTTTTGGACAAGCTTGTGCCTCCGTGGGCTGCAATTCTGATATCAGTGACTCTGATCCTCATGTTTGGAGAG ATATTGCCCCAAGCCATTTGCACTCGTTATGGCTTGAAAGTCGGAGCGATAATGGCACCTCTTGTCCgtgttcttctttttcttttctttccaatTTCTTATCCAATTAGCAAG ATTTTGGACTGGATGTTGGGTAAGGGACACGCTGCCCTCCTTCGGAGAGCAGAGCTAAAGACTTTTGTGGATTTTCATGGCAATGAG GCTGGGAAAGGTGGTGATCTGACTCATGATGAGACGACTATCATTGCCGGAGCACTTGAAATGACCGAAAAGACTGCTAAAGTTGCCATGACGCCAATATCAAACGCATTTTCCCTTGATCTGGATACCATTCTTGATTC GGAAACGCTGAATAAAGTAATGGCAGTGGGTCATAGCAGAGTTCCAGTGTATTATCGAAACCCAACAAATATAATTGGACTTGTTCTG GTTAAAAATCTGTTAACAATTGATTCAGAAGGTCCAGTTCCTTTGAGAAAAATGATAATAAGAAAAATCCCACG GGTGCCAGAGGACATGCCACTATACGATATTCTTAATGAATTCCAAAAAGGTCACAGCCACATTGCTGTGGTATATAAGGATCTAAATGAGAGCGAAGAATCTGTGAAGAAAGGTAAAGATGGTGAACGACTTGAGTTTAAGGACAGCTGTAAGAAGCGAAGAGGTGAACCCGAGACATCAAGAAAAG ATGATCGTGAGGTTGGCTTAAGTGCCCTAAAATTAGGGCTTAAGTCGGACTCGCAAGATGTTCAGACACTTGTGACTAACAGTGATGGAGGTCAGCAGACAAAGAAGAGTCCACCAACTACTCCTGCATTTAAGAAACGACACAGAGGTTGCTCATACTGCATATTGGACATTGAAAACGCTCCTATTTCTGAGTTTCGATCAAATGAAGAGGTTGTTGGTGTTATCACCATGGAGGATGTTATTGAAGAACTGCTTCAG GAGGAGATATTAGATGAGACCGATGAGTACGTCAATATCCACAACAG GATAAAATCAATATGCACACATCTAAGGAAAATGCTCATCATTTGA